A portion of the Hoylesella buccalis ATCC 35310 genome contains these proteins:
- a CDS encoding GNAT family N-acetyltransferase, producing the protein MIHAQLRAMEPEDLDLLYKIENDVKLWNVSATNVPYSRYVLHDYIAHSSGDIYTDKQVRLIIENEHGKTIGMVDIVNFAPQHRRAELGIVIQEQFRGKGYGKAVVQEVLKYAKRVLHLHQIYVVVAVDKGNILALFAQLGFTEGCKLADWLYNGTAYRDAVVMQYIFSAEEEAKNKGENK; encoded by the coding sequence ATGATACATGCGCAGCTAAGGGCCATGGAGCCCGAAGATCTTGACTTGTTGTATAAGATTGAAAACGATGTGAAGTTGTGGAATGTCAGTGCGACTAATGTTCCTTATTCCAGGTATGTGCTGCATGACTACATTGCACATTCCTCGGGAGACATCTATACCGACAAGCAAGTAAGACTGATAATTGAGAACGAACATGGCAAGACCATTGGCATGGTTGATATCGTTAACTTCGCTCCGCAACACCGAAGAGCCGAGCTGGGCATCGTGATTCAAGAGCAGTTTCGTGGCAAAGGCTATGGTAAGGCGGTGGTACAGGAAGTGTTGAAATATGCCAAACGCGTGTTGCACCTGCATCAAATCTATGTCGTGGTAGCCGTTGACAAGGGCAATATCTTGGCTTTGTTCGCACAGTTGGGCTTCACCGAGGGGTGCAAGTTGGCCGATTGGCTTTACAATGGAACGGCCTATCGTGACGCTGTCGTGATGCAATATATCTTCAGTGCTGAAGAGGAAGCGAAAAATAAGGGGGAGAATAAATAA